ATGGAGGAGACGCTCTTCGCTTGGAACGCTAAGGAAATCGGGTTCGTGAACTGCATCAAGCGGGCTGAGGAGGAGCGCGCGCTGGCGCAGATCGAGAACCACAAGCTAACCGAGTCGCTCAAGGCGGCCGAGAACATGACCCGGTCCGCGCGCGAGGAGACGTACAAGCTGCGAGACATACTCAAGCAGGCCATCAACGAGTCGAACGCAGCCAAGGCAGCAGCCGGGATCGCGAGAGACGAGAACTCATTGCTCAAAGACTGCTTAGCCGAGAAGGAGGAGGCGCTGCACTTCATCACAAGGGAGAACGAGCGGCTCCGGATAAGCGAGGCCGCCGCGCAGGAGCACGTGAAGCAGCTCAAGCGGATGCTGACGATGGCCTCGGCCGAGGTGAAGACGGACGACAAGGAGGAGATAGGCATCGTGATGTGCAACGACGACGACGACCACCAGAGCATGAAGGACGCTAGAGAGTTCAGCTTTGATATCGATGACTTGAGCTTCTTGaacgagcccgagcccgaggaTCCCGAGAAGACGGAGGCGCTTAAGGGCTCCATCTTCGATACAAGCGCCGAGACGCCCAAGGCGGCTGAGCCAGCGAAAGGGACCTTCTTTAGGCTAAAGTTTTTGTCTTCGGAGGAAGAGCCTCATAAGGCCGGGGAGGCCGAGGAGGCGGCCGAGGGGGATAAGCAACAAGGCCACAGACGGACGAAAACTATGTTCCAACGAGTGGGGGGACTTCTCACTATAAGGAAGAGTTTCCAAAGGAAGGATCCATCGATTGATCAGAAGACTACTCCTACCCAAACTCAGCCTTAGCCATGTTTGAGGTGGTTGTAGTGACACAAATTAAACTAGTGCTTGTTTTTTGTTTATTCATCATATGTTGTAAACTTGTAACGGGATTTATTCCTCATCATCGTTCATAGTATATGATATATATCCTCATTTTTGTGTTGCACTAATTGCAATCAAGTTATACTGAATATGAAGGGGCGAATCAAAAGAAATTTAGCAATATAATGTAAAAATGAATGTACCAAGTAGTTAAAATGTGTTCGTGGATATTGAAACTTGTGTTATTTGTACtctaaaatatgataaaaatatttctaaaaatagaaatgaactAATTTTGTAGGACGGACATTAAGGTAATAGTGTgactatttttaagggacagaTCAAATACTTCCTTTCTTTGCCATTTAAAGAACAATTTTGCCATTTTGTGTTGTCCACGATTTAAAGAACCGTTtactttttttcactttttgtaTACGAACCccgcattccactaacattttataattaaaatccattgtAAATCtaggtctcatattccattTACTTTCtactttacttttcttcacagtctttgatttcttaaaacacgtgctTTTGGACATCCAATATTGGAATTTAAATAAACATGAAGAGTTATTCTCGATCCCAAAAATTCATACTAATTAGTTACTCATAGGCGAAGTAACAAAATTCATATTATGAAGTCTAGACATAATAGCAAGCAATAAACAAAACCGGAAGGGATGAATTTTGCAGTCTTGGGTTGAATTCATGGCTGACCCCATCCGCCGCACAAACTCAACAAACCGCTGACTGCTCTCGGAAGCGATCTCGGAGGACTCCTGGTTCAGACATTTCCACAATGGGCCACTGTCAACCGTTAGTGCGCTTGGCGTCCGTTGACTTCAGCGGACTACTGAAATGGACCGATTACTCCGATCTACATATTCAATCTTTTTCTGCCTCTTTCTAAGTCTATTTTACACATTTtcgtcaaaataaaaaattgtataGAATATATAAGTAAAGAATATATTTCACATACATAACATTCAAAACAAACTAAATCTAGGCGTTAAAAGCATACAAAATTGGTGTTTATCACTAACATACCTAGTTTTTGTAATGTGGGTTTGGGGAGCCTCAAAATGAATCTCTGTACCTCTGTATTCCTATGAACTCCTTGAGCAGTCACATATAGCCTCAACCCGGTTGCAATGTCGAACACCGAGCACCACCGCCGACGGATCAAACCCTAGATACATAAAGAATCTCCTTTTCCTCCGTAATTGAAAAATGGCTTTGGATAGAAGGGAGATCCAAGACACAACATGGAGAACACGGGGGCATTTTGTAGATAACAACATTATTTTCAGCTCTAATCCCCACACATTTAAATTTGCCGCTTTTCGCTCTAAACAATGCGGGCCGAAGCTTATTTCTTTGGCCTTCTTCAAGTATTGAAATATTTGGAACTAAACCGCTAGAAAACTAAATAAATGCGCAAATTTCTTTGCAATTATTGGGACATAAACATGTCCTTATAtatagagcatccacatccatgctctcgCCAAAGAGCAAGGACGTGGGTCCGGATccacatttattaatttttaattcccTGCTCTTTCACAAGAGCATGCTCTTACACTATTGAAGTTCCGGTTGGGCCTgcctctcgactctaatgtcgaatgactagactcaggagtaagcaagtgtgcacatttgagaattaatgcaaggctcggtccagacacaacgctccttaaatccactggatcactgggtccaggaactcaagagaactacagtgtttttgtcgttggacacactcgacttcccttcaaaaataaatccctcaacccgaatactatgaattagtatagggaagtggggtcgatcccacagagatggattcgcagggtagtgctaagagactatggaaacaaacggctgctgccacgcaaaggggttgagattttaactaccactagatctaggcaagaaatgtaaacgctagacccaggacacagaaaacttactggaatcagacatcaaatctgaaagacacaatcacttccttgactgagtaaataactaactgattgagactaggcagaaagaataaaacagcggggaacatgattccaaatatagcaagtacggtaaaaagctgcagataaccgatcagctccagctagcttcgcatgcaaagttcctaacaaattcagaaacgcaaatgcagaaaacagagcatactcccagattcgatcagaatatagaaattgagatgccggaaacttgctacgaatcggaaataaaccagatctacgtaaactaggcggaatgaaatgaaaacacgtaagctaggcatgaaaattaaacactcctgctcagaatcacgtcggacgcttaatccactccggatccaagcaatccaaactcaacaatcaactaaatcaactccataactccgattctaacagatctgctccgatcaccgccaaattcaatcaatcaagaacaatctgcaaacaaatcacaaactccagcaaatcccaacctccgattcatccaaaaaacagaaccattcttcagatccaaacgaaaaatatcagcaaataatcagaaaccaactgcaaaaaaataaacaactccgacaatccaactcgacatcaagcgaactcaaccagcaaaccagaaatgaacacaatagacataagcgagaGTAAAAATCCggaataaaacaggaaatattggttaacaaaagaaaaccgagcttcgaacagcaaAGCTCGGTGGAATCAGTGcaaatagcaacggaaatgtaaattgtttcttcgcccttgaactaggacggtgttacaaccctcgaaccactctcggaaagctaaaacgtgaaccccagccaagtgctaactggaatctctcgcgaatttggagtcaagtgtgtggaaaggtgaatcgagcaaggggctgttagtgaggcctctaCCCGAGatggtccctccagcctgcatgcttctcccttttatagatgcggacatagccttctagagttttcgtagaaatccctattctacccttcaactccgaggcttcctccgtctagtaattttcttccaattgttcaccctttcgccagtttcctaggaccatgcaagcgtcctcttcttttcctggatctggcgaaaaacttcacatacctgacttaattcaatgcgttagacccagtaatttcatgaaatgaacccctagaccgatgcatgaaattagccttatcaaactgctcacacttaaaccatgcttgtcctcaagtatgaaagacaagaaaataggaataaggcgaatttcaatgcatggttaccaagtaaaactttaaaaaaaaaagaaaacaaaacaaactcctagacctaagcaactacggacttagaaaagaaaataacacaaagaacagaaacacaacaaaacaaacaagcatgaactagtttcgaatttttaagctactatccccacaagtttaagttcaatctaatcgattacagtcttcaaatcttcccccttccttcgtctgcctaaacggtctgtcagttagtcaagatagcctattgatttcccatctgttaggttcgctcgatcactcattcctcaccagggatgttaggatcaaaaacgctccaaagttagagttataccactgatgcgtcgggttatgagagttttctccctattcttcctcctttcctatgaatttccctgggccaggctacgatttttttttttttttctgtattacgacccctttcccctggactttgtccagcttattcctcctattttttttccctggacttcgtccagcttattcctccttaacccattttttttctccttcatactctactccctaagcatcaagtgatagcccattgtttcatgttagctctaaaagtgtttaggcttataactctctttatagtagggctgtacagctaggttatctaaggcgttttccatcgtcctaacttcattcagatcgcattcggcttattaaggaagaaagtgtcaaagttgatctgctttctctcttcaatcactcttactaaggggatcttgccttattatctagctagctcatgcgaagcacacatcctaagacacaaaaatgatacttactcccccccccccctcccgcttcactcaagcttgtccccaagccatcgtagtgaaggggggaaaagggaagtactaacagcagactgataaagcaaacaacaacaaacacaaatacagagcaaaacttctcacacttagaccgagcatcgggctaagtgggagaaggcgcaacaaacaaactaaggcatgcaaaaaaaaaacaaaacacccccttctcacacttagaccaaaagttgggctaagtgtaagaaagacaacacatatgtacaattacagagcatgctggcatataagaacacaaacaaaacggaaaagaaaataataaaaaaaaaaataagggttacttggctccgtggggggttcaattcggggtctggcccccgcgagggccagactttggtggcgctgtctggtgggtcaccttagctttctttctggctagcaactccggcttctcttgtcgttcttctgtcgggcggggtacggctgtcttcaatatcacgggccgagagagagatggagtagtctggggcctcggggcatgcggtggcttctgcgcaatcagacttccttgacctggcgttgTAGAATCGCCGCTAGGCTTCGGAAGTTCCTTCGGTGTCTCTGGGAACCTTGCTCTAAGCCACTTTGTCATTGCCATCATCAACTCAACACCTTCCGTCATCTTTTCAGTACATCTGGTCGATGTCGCCACAAGATCAGACATGAGCCCCTTGAGGgtcaccatttcctccctaaccttccgAACTTCTACTCTTATTTCTTCCATCTCCGTTCGTACTCCGGCGACTTCCTTCCTCACTTTCTCAGCCTCACTACTATCCTTCCCTTTACCCCGCAGGGACACAATTTCATTCcgaaccatcttcatttctgacctcatccaaccaacctcctttcgcacttcctctacttctatcctggctcctgcttcCAAACCAGTAGTAttcttcacttccaccacatcggattcctgtttcacctgagtctctgactgcccaacctcgtaaaagcatacttcccttccgcgtgcgatcagcaaccctttattgaaaaaataatccatgttaaaaacctcagggggcgaacacgtctttacctctcggcatgccttatggatcttcatgatcacattcctctgcagataaGCTCCGAGCAAGTGGCACGTGTATAGGTGCCgggaaggatttgcagtcacttgatggcaggcttgggctatccagtagcccaagtgaactcttacccccgtagccatgcaccatgtgaagtacagatcggcggtagtcagagcgttgttggctgtgcccattaaattgtaactaataaaagtctgggcaaaCCTCAGGACTCTATTTTCgatgtggtgtgccttcgaaaagcttgttttaaactgacccaccctcgggtgagtcaagaactcccatgcgctttgcgctttgaatcccggcgtcatttTCGGGGGACCAATCATCCTCTCGCTCCACAGGCCTTCATCGTCCTCCGTTCGCGTCTgcaaacccatccgcaaggtccattcccggatgctcatcgtatgttcctcactgaaaagtcagaaatgaatggagtcggcatccaaatcggtagtggacttaaatcggaaggtggaaaagaattctcaggccaggtcaatcggaacctcggtagtactgtgcttgagcaaccaatcgaagcctattgcgtcgatataagtccggaattcgtcgttgcaagcaatcgttttgagctccgatgagctatacatctttccggacttagcgaccttcccctcagtactcttctccttataaatggccgtgcgctttgggtcgtcaaacgtcctcatttcatctagtaagctgtttgttatccacacttcggttggctcaaagttgaattcCTCTTCTTGTTTCTCTTCCGAGTTGCTGGACTCAGAagggctctcggtttctgcggcatatggcaccttagctgccggtggaagtgtggattcagtagagttccctctcgccttcttggtcgaggaaggagcaatttgtttccccttccttttcttctcagccgcttggcgacgtttctcctcatcactctcccccctgccaggtctgggagagttcacctgttcagaagctgcggtctctggacccagcaattcttcctccgtcggctccacagtttcatcaatctcatcaatgaggctccggcgagcccgcctcctagcatctctggggttgaccggcgagtcggtctcctctgggatctcggtcagatccacaatcaacttcaccccggcgtcagcgggttcctggctaatttcagaatcgagggcttctccctccttggacaacaatggggttgcccccgagatgtaaacaggggtctcttccccctcaaatccttctccgacgtgggcctcagtacccaccggtttctcaggggtatccccctccacattttgttcagaatttagggcctcgtcgcccccaccttcaccaactataggggctcccccccacagattcttccaaaacaggggtttccccctcagttgcagagtcttggttcgcacatagccaacaattccaaccctgtgaccaAATCTGAGTCGTCTTTACGATTCCCTGCGGTGGTTGGTTCCGGGCTAGGGGCGGTGGATTCTTGAATGTCCTCCGGTTGAGTGGTGGTCTCCGGAGCAACTGTCTCCTCTGGTACGGCAGTGGGTTCCGGAATGTCGATGGCTTCTTGAACGGTTTCGGGTTCGGCGACGGGTTCTGAGACGGTCTCCggttgtggtacactagaaGACGGAGCAACTtgtacggatttacccattacggttgcaaacatggcgaatgcctccatcgccttctccgcacccccaaatttctggaatagctcggccataaacgccgccgccccagagtcggcggaccctgaggtgcttccggttccttgtttgttttccatggatGTTGGTTTGGGGAATTTTTATAAAGAATTTGGGGCGGAATTAGCAAATTAGGGTTAGACAGAGTAAAAGGGGAgaggaaattggggatttttgtgtttgtgaatattggagagagaataggtaacgagaaataaaaaggcaaaacgattatagtgtaggcatgagagaggacgttttggcaggcggttgcaggtgatgacgcttgcgaccgtacgcctccccataaagtgccttttgaaatccgaaccggtgccaactccctccaaaatttttactccacaactccttacccttgtgaattccttctgcaaaatcacacttagagaaaaaacattaaactaaaaattgaaacgccagactccccgggtttAGGGTATggcagtatcaaaaacattccttaaggagtctggtatttcgaaaatatttttggaagattatttttttctgatttgtttgggtttttcttgatttaaagaaggcgattgaatatttacaatttatgttcaagtgttctcaagattccctaggtcaggtcatgctaaaacttcttggatgctggacctaggaaatttctaagaacactcacttcccagatctattaggcgatatcatggagtgcgcgtagtggcatttcgtccactacacacatctccgagctatccctaaatacctttaccctatgaccgttaacaagaaaaggagtagagtttgaagaacttccctggatttctacagctccatttgcacgcagactcacaacagtgtatggcccaatccatttggactttaacttaccaggcattagcttgagccgggattggaatagaagaaccttctgcccgacttgcaattccttgacccggaggttcttgtcatgccagagtctcgttttctctttgtaccacatcacCGATTcctatgactccagccttagctcctccaactcctgcagctgcaatttcctctcttcctcgcaggattcgggtctcatgtttatctccttgaccgcccaatatgctcggtgttctactcccacgggcaagtgacacattttgccgaacacaagcctgtatggtgacatcccaataggcgtcttgtatgccgtccggtaagcccatagtgcgtctccaagcctcttactccagtctttcctggacggattaaccgtcttttccagtatcgcctttatttctctgttggatatttccgcctggcctttggattgaggatgataaggtgtagacagtctgtggtggacaccatattttctcatcagagcttcaatagtccggttgcggaagtgcgttccattgtcagatattatagctctgggcactccgtacctgttgaaaatgttagctctaagaaactttgctacctccttagcttcacacgaggtggttgcttttgcctctatccactttgacacataatccactgccacaagtatgtaagtgtttccgtatgaagatggaaattgacccatgaagtccatcccccaaacatcgaagatctcacacacaatcactggaacttgcggcatctcatccctcctggatattcccccggtctgttgacacctctcacaattctgacaaaactcgaacgcatccctatgcaatgtaggccagtaaaaaccactgtctaacaccttccttgcggtcttcctaggtccaaagtgacttccacaagctagggcatggcaatgattcaacacatccctctgttcccactccgggatacacctccggattacttggtcggctcccattcgccacaagtacgggtcatcccagaaatagtacttggcttcgctcttcaatttcatcttctgggcccgggagattacttgcgaactgggcacttctccagtgactaagtaattcgccaggtctgcgaaccatggctcagcgttttgatggcatttccctttttcgacatcccctggacctgttaactccataacctcctcccagctgataggtcgaggaatttttttcacgtagtacaaatgttcctcagggaatgcgtccggtattgcttcctcggtctccccttgaaatatcctgctcagatgatcggctactttattttcagttccctttttatctctaacttcccaatcgaattcttgcaaaagcaacacccaacggattaatctcggcttggattctttcttcgccagcaagtactttattgcagcgtgatcagtgaagactatcaccctcgacccaagcaaatatggtcggaatttttcaaaagagtacacgactgccaacatttccttctccgtggtgtcatagtttttctgggcctggttgagcgtttttgatgcatagaaaattacgtaactttttccgtcaactctttgacctagcaccgcccctactgcatagtcactcgcgtcgcacattatttcaaatggcaaactccaatcgggtgctcggataatgg
This genomic interval from Salvia splendens isolate huo1 chromosome 13, SspV2, whole genome shotgun sequence contains the following:
- the LOC121760629 gene encoding WEB family protein At3g02930, chloroplastic; translation: MREVVMEMESLKKMEENKAKERKMANLEAEVGRMRQAEADKDASLGRLMRDVREREKRIQDLEGELERKSKSEASMARHLDSAMFELEESKIEIASLHEKMDGLEDLCNQISKETKGAEDSRTLKAKLAKAQEAEKKALNKAACLAEEMEMVKAEWKFAMEGEDKSSKAMEDLALALKEVATESNQAKMELGLKEEEMERMKVKLHQAEQEVEVHKKNEDKLRAEMEETLFAWNAKEIGFVNCIKRAEEERALAQIENHKLTESLKAAENMTRSAREETYKLRDILKQAINESNAAKAAAGIARDENSLLKDCLAEKEEALHFITRENERLRISEAAAQEHVKQLKRMLTMASAEVKTDDKEEIGIVMCNDDDDHQSMKDAREFSFDIDDLSFLNEPEPEDPEKTEALKGSIFDTSAETPKAAEPAKGTFFRLKFLSSEEEPHKAGEAEEAAEGDKQQGHRRTKTMFQRVGGLLTIRKSFQRKDPSIDQKTTPTQTQP